TTTTTAATGATCAAGTCCTGGATTAAGTTATGAGCTACATTATATTCTGGAAAGTGCACAAACGTAGATTTACGAAAAGATTCATCACTAGCCGAGCTGCAAGTGAACACAACAACAATCATACTTAACACATAGTGAATAGAAGCAACTTTTCTTTTcatcgataaataaaaacagattaTATGTTGAATTATAAAACGAGAGAGAGCGAATGACGGTCACACTTATTACCAAAACAGCTATAGCGccacaaatatgtattttctcATGTAAACAGCAAGAACACCGATGTATAATTGTCTATACGAATAATAGATCATTTTATCTTTAATACAACgagcaaatttaaattatataactaaaagaTTACTTTATGTTTAGGAGCTATTCattttgcaatttataaaaacaattgtctaAATATGAATTCTAAGTAGTGatacttaagtaaaaaaatagcaCAACGTCGACGTTAGGCAGCGATAAAAAAGAAGTTCTAACAATAGATTTAATAGTATTACCCCAATATATGTTTTGTCTCGCGGACAGTAGTATAGGCTACGAGAGGATGGTAAGAGTTTTATTCCCTACGCTGGTCTATGGCAGGTTTGCATACCatagatatgaaataaaatttaattaactaaaaagaacaaaaaaatcaatattgaaTTCATTACAAagtaaagttattaatttaattgtaattttgaagAAGAAGATTAAAATACAGATAACGAAAATACATATATCAATCAGTCATATGACTAATAGAATAAATAGAAATTCAATTATTGTGTAAGTGAAATATACGTTAATCGAAAGTTAACAAGTTTTCTTGCTCCCTGTTGACATCTTATTGACCAATACTTCATTTCTCGACCGCATTCATAACTGGCAACTAGAGAGTCGGAATAACTATTACAAAGATAAATTGTTACTTAAAACTTATGAACATTTTAGcatttacttttatgtttttgaataGTTTTGTTGAGTTAATccgtattaattatatattattaaatgtatctCAAActaaagttctaaaaataatatataatataatatattattttaattatgtataataatgaataatactattattattaaacataattacaaaaagatCCGGTACAGACCTAGCACCTAGCACCTTTTACGCAATAAATTTCAACCAATTCAAGATCTACATAGAGCCGCGTTGTACggagtttttaaaaattagataaaCGAGCTAGTGATTTACCGTTGCGTCTTCGTCTCGATTATATACACGACGATAAAAGTAACAGTAGCAGAAAGAACAAAACTGATACATCATAGAGCTTTCGGTGTTATGAAAGCTTAATACCCGTATAACAtcacaaaaatgttaattatattaaattaaatatgaaactatTCCTAAAAGGATTTGTCCCAATGTAATGCAAGTAGCTCTTCCTCCAAGACTTAACTTCCATTTTAAGATAAGCAAATTTATAGAGGAGcattttgcttataaataatACCAGGCGCAAATAAGAAATCAGATGTTTACCAcccagtaaaataattaatatcggCTTTAGTTCTGATAAACATTGACTGAAGCTATAAccatatattttgttagtttggCTTGACAATATACTATATCCGACCGTAATGACACGCTTAATTCATTCCTAAACACATAGGAAACTAAGTAATTTCAATCGCATTGGGCATTTCCGTATGCAAAATATTTGAGTAAAGTACTCACGAAATACATGGTAATACTACTCATATCGTCACCGTTTCAAAAGTTATAATACGAATATATATTCTCATACATGACATTTTTCAAATGAAGATGTTTATGATACTGTTTCGTTATTTTTGCGCCTGGCTTCATCAACCCACTAACACCGCAATACTATAGTAAAGTGTTATACTGATGGCATAAGGcgcaaaataaaattcaagttgAAATCAGAGATATTGTTCCATAGTTCGAAGAGGTTTCCTTTTTCCACTAGTATTGACAGACAatgtgtgtaaataaaaaaatgtgtcccTAAAACCCTGTTCCCTGTACCCTTTGTTTTCAATATAGTAAGGAAAACCACAAAATGACGCTACATTTAATAACACCAGTTCTATAGACGATTCAATGCTACAATgtgttacaaatttttattcaagagatatcatcatcattagccgcaggatggccactgctgaacatgggctttTAACACTTAAGAGATATGTATTAGCCTTTTGACGATTATCTTATAGGCCATCAAGTTAAAATCAGATCGTATTTTTAACATCAAATGGTTCAGTATCACTGAGGACTAACAAAATTATGAGATTCTTATAAGAAGACCCTTCAACAAAAATCTTAGTTTTTTGTCTCACGTAAGTGTAGTATTTTTTTCGTACGTACACAATGTTTAAGCATGAAAACATTACatgattaaatgttttgtttctaaCGCTACATTATCGCTCATAATTCAACTAACGGCATCggcataaataaacaaatggttGTTTACAATTATCAAAACGTGGAAGTTCTGTGTTCTAAATTATTGATACATTTCGGGCAATTGCAAAAGATACGCACCAACCAGTCCAACgagacaaaacaattttatgccATATTACCTACTTTTGTCTATCGCGTGCTCTGAATACGGGATCGCGAACTCTTAGCTTGTGTTTAAATCCTCATTAACATTTTGATTGTTCGTTTCTATTCAGTTAGTCTCCGACATTGATGGTTTGTTTCGGTATTACCGAACCGCATATTTTAGTACAAACAAAGGATCTTTTAAAAGCGGTACCACATTCGGAAAAATATCAGTAGCGTTCCACCGATCATCTGGAAAGATGATGTTCAAAGTAAGTAACTTCTTcagtatatttgttttaaatttaatatatatagtatcaaagtatcaaagactttgcagccttcatgggcaCGGGGGGGACGgggaaggctgcaaagtcttcgaaacgattaaaaatactagcaccgcgatagaatccgaaaattagtttaatttcaatgtctaacattcgcgtaaacataagaaatcataatatatatatgacaaaaatttattcaaaatttattttttcagttttcaGTATTGTTGATGGTGTGTACTGAGTGTATATATAGAGTTACCGGGGCATCGTTCTCCAGAGTGTACGTTCAAAATGGCCAAGAAGTCGTTCCGTTGGAATATGTTCAATATGGCGCGCCAGCAGTGTCAATACCTGGACCACAACTAGCACAAATATCTGCGGCACCAGTTGGCTCATTGCTTCCAGTTGCGTCATCACACCATCTGATCAATCCATGTGGCGCACCTTGCGTCTATCCAGGATCGGCAATTGCTTCAGTAGCTCAGGCAGTATCTCCCACTCCTAACTTCATAACATATAAAGCGAACGTTCCAGCTGTTGTAGAAACTAGTGAGGTAAAAGCaatccttattttatttataggcaaaatttaaaaattctaaatacatGTGATTTTTATTAGGAACCAACTGGTTACGAATATTCTTATGTCGTTTATGATGACGGTACTGGTGATCACAAAACACAACACGAATCAAGCGACGGCGCAGTAGTACGGGGTCAATACTCGTTTCTCCAGCCCGACGGCTACGTACGGGAAGTACATTATACAGCTGATGACTTAAAAGAGTAAGTTATTTGGTAAATCATTGTAAGTTCGGTTTTTCCTTGCTAaactattattaacaatttatgtttaattatcaGTTTTAACGCTGTCGTCAAAAAGTTCTTGCCCGCCAATGTGGAAGTAAAAGACGAATCTAAAGAAGAACACCTCCCGCATATACCATGCCATGATGTTAACCACGGATCTGTTAAAACATCAGGACATCAGGAAAATCATGAAGATCATCACTATCATGAACCGAATACGAAAGAAACTCATCACAAAACACAGGAAGTAGCTTCCAGTGACGAAAGTCATGATGAGAAACACAATGAAGAGAATCACAAGTCTGTCGAAGACACTCATTCTCCAAAAGAATCAAATGAGAAGCCAAACGAAGCATTAACAAAAGCATCGGCAGAGAGTAGTGCTGAATCAGAATCGTCAGAAAAAAGTATTGAGACACaagaaattcacaaagaacattTAAATGAACCGCATCATGAACATGAAGTCGATGGTGAACACAAAATACACGAAATTTTCGAAACGACAGAACACGAATCCATGAGGGGTCCTGATTACCAAGACATAATCAAATGTATCCAAAAATCAATAGACAGTAAAGATCAGATGCCAACACCACTAGCATATATCGTTCTGAAAATCCATGCTAATTATAACTAAAcaatttacattgaaattaaactaattttccggattctatcgcggttttttgtattttattttttatttttctcccaaaaaaaaatagtttaatttcaatgtctaacattcgcgtaaacttaagaaatgattatgtaaacaatttacatttattatgtcTAGTCTTAGAGAGAGAAAGTAAATTGtaactaataaaacatttataaagtcAACTACATTAATGATCTTGTTatgtttaaacaaatatattataaaggcaaattACTACTATTTTCGTTTGTTCACAAATATTccttaaatatctttttaactaTTGTCtcattggaaatatttttattgcttctgAATTAATCAGAATACTATTAAACAACATGTGGTATGTACTCAATACATAAAAACTGAATGGTGTTATTAATCAAGCAATCGATCATAATCATACCGGACCTTTTAAGACAGCGCTTAATTTGGAGTGATAACATCGAATTTTGGTTGTTTTGTGGGCACAtacttttgattaaaaaattcaaaccaCAACCTTGCCCTGATTTTAAATCGTAATAGTCATCAAACTGCACcgatataagtaattatattatgtcttCGATTTATTAACGTACATAAGTACCTAATTTATGTTGTAGTAGAGTTTCAGAAAGTACAATCTTAAATAACttttacttatacatatatatctaaatatatcattaaactgagtaatataaatgttatttaaaaatcaaaatacaaaccGTCAATGCGGTTTTCCCAAAAATGTAAATAAGGAAAGAggtaaaaaatttactgataTTTTTCAACGGCATTTCCTATAGTAtaaaacacacatttatttataatttatattcttggAACAGTCCCTTTCGATACAGATCAACCgtcgacaaaaaaaataaagcatgtaaattaaaattccatTAATTTAACGTcgtagtataatttttaaaagtttattaaaaattttactatcAGGAAAGGTTTGCAAAAAAATGGAACGGTTGCAAAAAATAACGTCGACGCTAACCTTACAAACGAATGCATACGATAAATTCTTGTAGGCTTACACCCAAGGCCAGTGGCAAGTGGAACGTTCATAGTCTgcaaaacgtaataaaatttccTCAACCGTAAACATTAAGAGTGCATAGTTCTAACGAAACTAATAGAATTCTTATAAACGTGTTTTatgaaccattttttttttatttgtagagagacattttaaattgttattattttttttaaatgtcaagtTGTCTCATGTTTATGCACTCACAATATGAAGAATTATCGGATCATTTACACAATTCACgtttaaaatatgttctaaatagttagataaatattttaagttaaatatattataacctttattttgaactaatatattattaggtaaCTCTCGAGATACAATGCGCCAAAATTACAGGCACATCGTCCACGATGCgtgtaattaaattatctacaaCACCCTCAACGATTTGGAGCAAAgcaatactttaaataattaaaacgttaTAGGCTGCTAATGTTTGCACCAGATTTATGCAATATAACGTACTACCGAATTGTTTCAAAAAATTGCAAGGTGAGCGATGCGTAAACTGctaattaaagatattaatgGCACTCCCATTTTTAATgacgtataaatatttattttatgatagttttcctgatacttttattttattaaacaaagataaatgttgtaaattcaattatactatattttattaacgcaACCATGTCTAAGAATGATGCTAGTACTATGTGGTAGATTAGCATTGTATAAACGATATTCCTAGATCCAATGGCCAATTTGCAATTAAGATAAACGGAGTACAGCAAATATTACCAAAaagagaaattaataaaatacataatataattatttgcacTTAATTCCATATTTGTAACATAGCTACTCAAGATATTGATCAAGACATTCCTAAATATCGAAATACATTGATATTAATTTGAGGGCTTGCGCGCCAGACCGTAGATCAGACATGCTCATGCGCACTTAACGTTACATTCGAAATTCAATATCCTTTTAAATAAAGTACCTAGTTACTTGTATTatagatgtaattttttatttatttttttaatgtgctACAGTAAACcacattgttaaatttattctGATGTGATCGTGTATAGTATAATAGTTATATCTCTAACCTACTTGtagttattataaaaccaaattaaGACTTCATATCTCACATCTGACGTCGTTGCCGCTAAATCAACTTACCGAGTTCCATTTTTAtgggtatatatatataccctAACCGGGAATTAAAAAATCTGTCTTAGGCGTGCCACTTTTTTCGTTGTTTTTAAAGCTAACGTTATCAGTGCAATAAATTAGTTCCTTATTTTATcacaacatggcgaggtttttttattttcttggtatAAATGCTAgctataaaatagatttatattgtttaatgctACAATATACGTATAATGTCCAATACAATACTGCAAACAAAATCGCTTACATCAGAAGCGAGAAGTGTATTTTTAAACGGAAGCCCTATGGTATTCATTAGTACATCATAATCACATAATTAATACCTATTCAACAAGTTTACAACACAGGCTAATAGAAATCGTATAATATAAACCATTTACCACAAACTACCGCACCATTGCTGAATCGTGtctctaaaattaattttaaaaagtaacaaatcaTATTCGCTCTTTATCCTCATGACAGTGTTACATTCAACAAATTGATCCCTATCGAGttgtagttaaatatatttccatattataatctgcAATACACAATGTATTGTTCCGCTTCCGAGATTAATACAAAGAACTAATTATCCCATTAAGATCCggtttaaaatacaaagtaacaTTTTCTTCAAAcactttaaacaatataatattgataattttaaaacagttgAATGCTCTCTATAGCGAACTGATATTTTTGCGCAATACTGAACTAATTGCGCCCAATCGACGTATTTTTAGGTTACTAGTGTGAAGGCAAGGTCGAACCTGTATAtagtaatgtatgtaaatttgtagaatacatttatatatcttatcatacaaaatgttattgacaagataaaataatacgaaacaatgatttattacaaaagAATGCTTAATCTGTATACTTTAATCCGTATCGTTGACAGTCCGGATGTGGGTTTGAAGGCTTATTTTCGTCGCCTTATGCATGCAGCACGATTTATTACTTACCTCGTTATCCACACTACATAAACTAGTATTATACACGCTCAAGTAGCGATATACTTATTACGAATGTTAGAGGTTCATGTTACGTCCTTTCGGTATATGCCCGAATAAACTTGTATGCTAGTTGATTTTAGAAGACACAAATCAAAATGTCATTTAAACAACCAAATGATTTATTACCcaacagaataatttaaaacaaaaatgaactTCTTTGTAAGGAATTCTaatcttaattaatattcagcgattaaaaaatatataacaaatgtTGGTTCAGACAAGGACTGCGTTGATGTCTTTTGCAAGAGCATTTCGTTCGCTGTTTGTTCTATAAACTCgtagttacaaatataaatcactGGAATTAAGACATTTTAGTTATGAGGACACGAGTTGCGAGTAACGTAGTAACACGTACTGTGCGTTcactttactttttattacttttgactTTGAACCCACGACATTGagttaaaaagttaatataaaaaattaattatctgTGAAACAAAGAAGTGCATACATTTGAAATGTTTCCATTAAACCTGACCCACATCTTTTAATATCGATAGTTCGAACAGTTGGCTGTGCAAGCGGTTATCTGTCAAACATTCTTTGCTGCGTTTCGTGAATGACATGTTGTGAAATGGACGCGAATTACGATCTAATTCCTTTTGCTTATGTGTAAAGTTGATTTAATAACCGACTTGTTTTATTTAGAATGctactttatatttaactttgttaCAATTGCGAAGTTTTATTGCATgtaaatcatttgaatatttctctctatgatacttatattttttttattgcttttgatgATGACACGAGCTTGCTCTTCGCCTTatagtaaacgatacgactgtccataaacagtagaaacaccatccaactccttaaattacaaagtattgtttggtattccaccgcgctcgccatcctgcgacatgaaatgttacgtctcattatgtccagtagttacacttgctacaatgtccttcaaaccgaaacaaaaCAGCGACTGCACATTGCTTCttgccggcagaaatagacattgcggtggttcctaccgaggcggactcacacatatgaaaaacctaccaccagtataaatGAACATTGTAAACGGactctttattttctttataattattatatattctgctggtaattctgtttttatttgttagtatTTATAGGTGTGTTTCACTTTTGACCAAAAAaaggcattcgattgcgtcgatcacaaaaccctcattttaaagcttcattattatggtattagaggaattggacttaaactaatatcttcataattaaactaatatcttcatatttatcaggtcgaaatcaaaaagtatttatcgacaacgtctcctctgccgggtccgcagttagaattggggttccccagggttccatattgggtccattcctattcttagtttacataaatgacctgccttacatggttgataatatggcagatgtagtattgttcgctgacgacacttcgattattttaagttaaatagaagggatgagaatctcggtgagccacataaagtacttagtttgatttctgactggttctcttctaataatttacttttaaatgccgcaaaaacgaaatgtgtcagattttcgttactgaataaaaaaaaggaactaaatattgatttagatggggataaattagaattagttccctcaacggtcttcctcggggtttcaatcgatagtaaattgcaatggggcccccatattcaaaaaatttctagtaaactgagctctgccgtgtttgctattaggaagattagacaattaactgacgtggctacggcaaggctagagtattttgcatacttccacagcattatgtcctattgtattcttctgtggggctctgctgcagatctgcagaccatttttatcttgcagaaacgagcgattagagctatttacaac
The genomic region above belongs to Manduca sexta isolate Smith_Timp_Sample1 unplaced genomic scaffold, JHU_Msex_v1.0 HiC_scaffold_1459, whole genome shotgun sequence and contains:
- the LOC119191399 gene encoding uncharacterized protein LOC119191399; amino-acid sequence: MMFKFSVLLMVCTECIYRVTGASFSRVYVQNGQEVVPLEYVQYGAPAVSIPGPQLAQISAAPVGSLLPVASSHHLINPCGAPCVYPGSAIASVAQAVSPTPNFITYKANVPAVVETSEEPTGYEYSYVVYDDGTGDHKTQHESSDGAVVRGQYSFLQPDGYVREVHYTADDLKDFNAVVKKFLPANVEVKDESKEEHLPHIPCHDVNHGSVKTSGHQENHEDHHYHEPNTKETHHKTQEVASSDESHDEKHNEENHKSVEDTHSPKESNEKPNEALTKASAESSAESESSEKSIETQEIHKEHLNEPHHEHEVDGEHKIHEIFETTEHESMRGPDYQDIIKCIQKSIDSKDQMPTPLAYIVLKIHANYN